A single Saccopteryx bilineata isolate mSacBil1 chromosome 7, mSacBil1_pri_phased_curated, whole genome shotgun sequence DNA region contains:
- the DNAJA4 gene encoding dnaJ homolog subfamily A member 4, producing the protein MVKETEYYDILGVKPNAQPEEIKKAYRKLALKYHPDKNPDEGEKFKLISQAYEVLSDPKKRDIYDQGGEQAIKEGGLGSPSFSSPMDIFDMFFGGGGRMARERRGKNVVHQLSVTLEDLYNGVTKKLALQKNIICEKCEGIGGKKGSVEKCPVCKGRGMQIHIQQIGPGMVQQIQTVCIECKGQGERINPKDRCENCSGAKVIREKKIIEVHVEKGMKDGQKILFHGEGDQEPELEPGDVIIVLDQKDHSVFQRRGHDLIMKMKIQLSEALCGFKKTIKTLDDRILVITSKSGEVIKHGDLKCVHTEGMPIYKAPLDKGNLIIQFLVIFPEQHWLPEDKLPQLEALLPPRQKVRITDDMDQVELKEFNPNDQNWRQHREAYEEDDDGPRAGVQCQTA; encoded by the exons ATGGTGAAGGAGACGGAGTACTACGACATCCTGGGGGTGAAGCCCAACGCGCAGCCCGAAGAGATTAAGAAGGCCTACCGAAAGCTGGCGCTCAAGTACCACCCGGACAAGAACCCAGACGAGGGCGAGAAG TTTAAGCTCATATCCCAGGCATATGAAGTGCTTTCAGATCCAAAGAAAAGGGATATTTATGACCAGGGCGGCGAACAAGCAATCAAGGAGGGAGGCTTGGGCAGCCCCAGCTTCTCTTCCCCCATGGACATCTTCGACATGTTCTTCGGTGGCGGAGGGCGGATggctagagagagaagag GCAAGAATGTTGTTCATCAGTTGTCTGTAACTCTTGAAGATTTATATAATGGAGTCACAAAGAAATTGGCACTccagaaaaatataatttgtgaGAAATGTGAag gTATTGGTGGGAAGAAGGGCTCTGTGGAGAAGTGCCCAGTGTGCAAGGGCCGCGGGATGCAGATCCACATCCAGCAGATTGGGCCGGGCATGGTGCAGCAGATCCAGACTGTGTGCATTGAGTGCAAGGGCCAGGGCGAGCGCATCAACCCCAAGGACCGCTGCGAAAACTGCAGTGGCGCCAAGGTGATCCGGGAGAAGAAGATTATCGAGGTGCACGTTGAAAAAG GTATGAAAGATGGGCAAAAGATACTATTTCATGGAGAAGGCGATCAGGAGCCTGAGCTGGAGCCTGGTGATGTCATAATTGTACTCGATCAGAAGGATCATAGTGTCTTTCAGAGACGAGGCCATGACTtgatcatgaaaatgaaaattcagcTTTCTGAAGCCCTCTGTGGCTTcaagaagacaataaaaacacTGGATGATCGAATCCTTGTTATTACATCCAAATCAG GTGAGGTGATAAAGCACGGGGACCTGAAATGTGTGCACACTGAAGGGATGCCCATCTACAAAGCACCCCTGGACAAAGGCAATCTGATCATTCAGTTTCTA GTAATCTTTCCTGAACAACACTGGCTTCCTGAAGACAAGCTTCCTCAACTAGAAGCTTTACTCCCTCCTCGGCAGAAAGTGAGGATCACAGATGACATGGATCAAGTGGAGCTGAAAGAGTTCAACCCCAACGATCAGAACTGGCGCCAGCACAGGGAGGCCTACGAGGAGGATGATGATGGGCCCCGGGCCGGGGTGCAGTGCCAGACGGCATGA